In Rhinolophus sinicus isolate RSC01 linkage group LG01, ASM3656204v1, whole genome shotgun sequence, the genomic stretch ACGTCTACTAACATCTTGGCCGTGGGGTTGAGGGCCAAGCAGATAAAAGATAACtaatttccattaaattttttCCACACGAATACCCTCTAAAATTAGTAACTCACTGGGTTCAAGTAAATCAAATACAGCTCTTTATTAGGAAAAGATTGGGATTTCTTGTGGCATCTGATAATGGAGACCAGAGATACAGACTGGCAGTGTTCTGCCTACATCTAGGCCATGGATAAATTTTATTTAGCCCACACAATACTTTAAAAGTTTTGAATTAGATGTCAATTTTTTGAAATCTGgagatttcacatttaaaatttaagatttctGGGTTTTCATGGGAAAACAAAATCTATAGATCTTGCCGAATTGGGTCTACATTTCTGCATGGCAACAATGCAGAATGAAGTGAGCAAAGGCTGCCCTCCCTTTAGACGGTACTTACTCTTTGGTTCCTTCCCCACCACTCACACAAGACATGCACATGGCTAATACCCACCCTGCTGGATCCATGTGTGTTATATACCTAGTCCGTGTGGCATTAGTGTTTGCAACACCTGCTGTGTACAATACTATATATACAAGGGTTGATCaaaaaaatatggtatttaaattaaaaaatttattacagtaaaagacacattgccattaatcgccttcaaaatactccccttcactttgaacacttAATCAcattgttctttccactttctgaaacagttctggaagtcctttcatGAGGACTTTatttgcgctgtcatggctgcctcaatcgattgatgtcctgaatcgattcaaaacattttcctttcttaaaaaaaaaaaaaaatttttcctttcatggtcactgactttgaggaagagccagaagttgcacggtgccagatccggtgaataaagtggataaggatacaccataatgtttttatttgacagaaactgacataccagaagcaatgtgtgacagagcctttccattgtgatcaataaatatggtgaatgctgctgctgcatgccatccaatggaaaggcagggatcttcaacacggGAAGTggcgcatcaaaccttagtaacaatgtgtgataagtttcaacttgttcagtgcagtcagttgggtgtgagctacggttgagagaaggggtgtcttaaagtgtgccataaatcatcctccatcatgacaaaactctgtgtcacacatcatttctagcatacaacaatttctgtcaaataaaaacattatggtgtgcccttatccaccttattcactggatctggcaccgtgcaacttctggctcttccccaaagtcaaaacgattcaggacatcaaggcagccacaacagcacaactaaagacattcaagaaagaggacttccagaactgcttcagaaaatggaaagaacaatgggataagtgtgtttgaagtgaaagagaacattttgagggggattaatggcaatgtgtcttttgctgtaataaatttctttttaaacattcaccgtattgtctGATCACATCTCGTATGCTTTCAACAGCTAACAGGACCTTGCTTCCATCTGCACTTAGCCAAAAGGTCAAGAAGCAATTGCCTGCCATCTGCATAAGCCTCTGTAATAATGTTCATCCTTTCTTTCTAAAAGTCACTATAGCTAATGGCATCTATTCAGCAAAACCATAACACATACATTTACTCTtctgaatttcattcttttactgttAATAATATCCTATACCAATGAATCAGAACTACCTGGaaggtttgttaaaacacagattactgGGCCCACTCCCCGGAGTTTTTGATTCAGTAGTCTGAGGACGGACCCGAGAATCTGCAGTTCTAACAAGGACCCTGGTAATGCTGATGCTGTCAGTCCAGACAGCATCCTTTCACTAAcccaatgttgttgtttttttaaattcaggtttttattttgtttgttttctttaaagattttgttggggaagaagaacaggactttattagggaacagtgtgtacttccaggtctttttccaagtcaagttgttgtcctttcaatcttagttgtggagggtgcagctcagctccaggtccaattgccgttgatagttgcagggggcacagcccaccattccttgcaggagttgaagaatcaaactggcaaccttgtggttgagagcccactggcccatgtgagaattgaacccgcagtctttggagttaggagctccaaccacctgagccactgggccggcccactAACCCAGtgttcttgatttaaaaatttccatgacAATTTTACACTGATCTCTTAAGTATCCCTAGAGCAGTGATATCCAgcagaactttctgcaatgatagaTACATTCTTTATAAAATGCTCTCCAGCATGGTAGCCCCTAAACACTGTGACTGACTGTTGAGCATGTGTGACtgaagaattacatttttaatattatttcattttagtttatttaaatagccacatgtagctaatAGCTACCATAACGGACAGCATAGCATAGCTCTGTAGGCTCTTGAGCTAAACAGAGAGGGGGGTAGGGGAAGAAGACAAATTTTACATGAGTATAAATAGCAAAACCCAGGCTACGGACATAAGGTCTAATTTACTTTCATCTAAAAGCTCTTTCAGTATTTTCACTTGTGGCTAGAAGTAACCATGGCATATTAAAGGGGGTAAAAGGGTGTTTTGTAACATCAGTGAAACAACAGAGCCTCAACCCActaagcaagaaaaagaacaaattttcgagctcattcctttttaccttttattCTCCTGGGTATCACCGTCACCCAATCAGGTCCACTGgagttgatgggcattttgatATTGACACCACTTTAAGAGGAATAAAAAGAGTACAAGCTCAGATTCAGGaccatttattttccaatatgtatctctatttgcaaatttaaaaaagatatcaTTTCACGGAGcctgattaaaatgaaatattcttagAGATGTTAATTAACACAATTAACAATAAATAggttatatgaatatataaactgAATAAGAATTAACTAGGTTCTTAGTTTTTTACTTCTTAGCCCTTAACCCAAACTCCAAAATGACATTCTGGTTTGAATCACTTACTCTCTTTAGACTGAGATAATGGCTCACACAGATGAGGACGTCTATTTTGCCACTACCTACTTTTCACACTGCAAGTCTATGCGCTATTAAGTCACGTGTCAGATTACTTAGGCCTTGCCCAGAACTGAGATGAGTCCTACTGGAGACGCCTGTCCCCAGATACGTGCTCATGCAGTACTCTGTTCATCACTGCTATGGCTCTTCAGTGTCTGTTCCCCTTACTAAAATCTATACTTTTCAAAGACATGGATTTTGTCTTCTTCACCTTTTGTCTTCAGTACTTAGCACAGACCTTGGACTAGAGTCCACGCTTGAAAAATATCTGATTGAAGACTGTGTTAAAAAGTGGGGGTGAGTGGAGTCCAGGAGAAGAGTACTGAAAATTCAGTGTAACTATTCCAGAAACTGGGTCACAATAATTAGGCCTCTTGCActtagactgaaaataaataaacaaacaaaaagaaatgctaactTTCCAAACTCTTGATATGGGAACTTGTAGTCAGGATTTTTTGTTTCATCAAAAGTCAATTCAAAAGAGATTTGCCTAAAATGATACTTAAACTTTACTGTTTGCCAGTTACTCCTAGATGCCAGGGATACAACAGTAAACAAAATGCACAGCGTCTCCTCCTTTATGAAACTGACATTATAATGGGGAACAGAGACAAAAAGCAATTAAGGAAGTATAGGGGGCTACATTAGAGAATAACAGAATTTCATTGCTTAAATAAGTGACATTTAACAGAGGACATGACTTTTAAAAGCACATATACTGTTTTCATGAGTTTAGAGCCTTAaggtaaggaaacaaagaaaacttcacCTCTGCAATTTTCCTGTAAAAAATCTTTAACCTCAGTCTAGTCATGCAGACATAATAAAGTAGCAAATCCAAAttaagggacattctacaaaagaGTGACATCAAAATCCTCaacattgtaaaaaaataataagctagAGACCTCTTCTGGATTAAAGGAGATTAACCACATAACTCAACACATTGTGCGTGATCagagattaaatgaattaaagtaAAAAAGGTTGCTATAAAACacattattgggacaactggAGAAACTGGAATATAGACTACATATTAAATAACTATAACATCAATGATAAATATCCCAAGTGTGGTAATTGTGTTATGATTATATGTTGGAGAAAGTCCATGTTCCTAGGAGACGCACACTCATGGGGTTCAGTGCCATGATGTGtgaaacttactttcaaatgctctttggggaaaattatacacaaacacacatataaacacacctacagagagagaaagaaagcaaatgtggcaaaacaTTAACAATAGAGAATCTAAGTTAAAGATATATGGGTGCTCATTGCTAGAACTCTTGCAGTGTTTCTAGTGatttgaagtttttttaaatacaaacttagaaagaaaaaagcatcaatcatgctaaaataaaaagaagctttTTATGTGATGAGCTCATTCTTTCAAAAGGTCTTCCCTTATATTAACAGGATCTTTGAATCAAAGTACTGCTGTTCTTTCCAAAACCaacactttttttccttaagagtaaaaaacaaacattagatCACCTTATTTATCTGTCATTTAGGGACCCAAAGACCATGGCTaaacttcttaatcctttctaaATTAAGCAAGATTATAAGCCACCAAGAGGTAAGAGTGGGTATCAGCTTAACATATTCAGGCCATGAGGTCAAGAGAGTAAACCCAAAGGTCCTTCAAATGAtcaatttcaatctctttttcttttcagttagcCTGGTGcaaaatttcagaattttaataaaCAATGCAAAAAGTAAAATCAGCATCAGGACTCTGTCAAATGTttggttttcaaaaatttatGCCACCTCAAACACTGTTTTCCCAGCCAATTTCCAGATAAGTAGAATTTCTTAATGATTCTACTAAAAAGTGCCATCAGCCAACCTCATTCAGGATATGTAAGTAAAAGGAGGGGCAGACATTATTTTATCCTTCCGGATTCACAGGTGTTTTGAGGTTTAACTGGTAGGATTCGAtgttaagtacatttttaaattttataccaatttatttctgtaacctttctcccatttttttccacttggaaTCTGAGTTAATTACAGGCTACGCTTCCTCCTTTTTGCTAGGCCACGAAGTGGACTGACAATACAACTCTAAAAGGAGGAAACtgatttcattcttctctatggttgagcaatactccattgtataaatgtaccacagtttcttaatccagtcatctatcaatgggcattttggttgtttccctgtcttggctattgtgaatagtgctgcaataaacataggggtgcataaatttttcaaattagtgttttggatttctctggaaagatacctaggagtggaattgctgaaagaacattatgctaaatgaaataagtcagatggataaagacaaataccatacaatctcacttacacgtggaatttaaagaatacaataaatgaacaaactaatcagaaacagtctcagagacatagaggaaaaactgaggattgctagatgggggggcgggtgaggatgagggagaatgtgaggggattagaaagcacaatcagtaattATAAGATtaccatggggatacgaaagacagtttggtgaatataatcaataatgttgtaaagattttgtagggtgtcagatggacacctgtcttattagagagaccccTTCAgagacagtgtagatgcctgatcactgcgctgtacacctgaagctgaagctgaataataatgaatgtcaactacaattttatatatatgtatatttacaagaagtggagtacagcataaggaatagagacagtggaaatgtaacagctgtatgcaatatcagaggggtagtagattgggggaggggagttatcacattgtgaggggtataaatgataaatgtctaactagtacattattttgtacacctgaaactaataaaaatacataaataaacaaaaataaacggAGGGTAACTGAGCAGTCTTCATACATGGGCTAAAAATGCACAGAATGAAATAACCTGCTCATAGTCATTAATAAGTAGCATATCTAAGATTAGACTCAGGATTAAAACTAAAGCTAAAGTCCTTTTGCACTGAGCCATACGAAAACTAGGCCATCTTATCAAAAACAGTACAGTAAATACATTGAGTAGTGCTCCCTCTGCTGGCCTTCTGAAAGCATGACATGAGTCCATCAAATGTGTAACTTATAAACTGTTATGACCAAAAACTAACTCGAGTGGAGAATTAGAGGATATTATTTTAGAAACTCCTATTGACCTTAAGGTAGGAAGCTTTCCCCCACTGAGTAATAACtggacataaaacaaaatttttcagAGTGCCAAGATGTACACAACAAATTATCtacaatgttttaaaagtgtatttcatttaaaaaattgttttttaaatttacatttcaaataattgTACTTTTGGTCatgtagcttttatttatttatttatttatttatttatttatttatttatttatttatttatttatttaaaggagggcgcagctcatagcggcccatgtggggatcgaacaggcaaacttggtgttattagcaccacgctctaaccaactgagctaaccagccaccctgatAATCTAgcttttaaaaggttttatttcttagaaatattattttacttcagaaCTATATGGAAtgttgaagaaaacagaaattttaattcaTACTGATTCCATGTATTCTGTTCTCCACATTAGTATATATATTGATCACTACACTGAAAAAGTTGTATACTTACatctaaaagtataaaacttaaaaatatagtttgctgggccgggccggtggctcaggtggttggagcaccatgctcctaatgccgacgtcgccggtttaattcccacatgggccagtaagctgggCCAGTGAACTATaccctctacagttaagattgtaAACAAtggctctccttggagctgggctgccatgggcaGCCCGCAACccgaggttggcgtgagctgctgtagGCTGCCCCAGGCTGCTGTGCTACCATGAGCGTCTggcggccagcgtgagtggccagcagccagcgtgagcagccgtGGGCTGGgttaccgtgtgctgccatgagtggccagtggccagagTGAGTGGCaagcagccagtgtgagcagccagcagccggcgagagctgccatgagctgctgtgagcggcaaGCCAACCAActgcctggggggtgggggggagcaagactcataacaccagcatgggccagggaactgtgtcctacacaaccagactgagaaacaacagcttttACCGGacggggaggtggggtgggaggtgaaaGAGtgggtggaaaaaaaacaaacatacatatgtatatatgtatatatgtatagatagacagacagacagacagacagatacatagatagatagatagatatagtttGCTGTGGTTTTCCTGGCTTCCCATGCATATCATTAAATGAACCGAGCAATGTTGCCATATTCTAGTACTATCAATGAATGTTTATATGATTTTAACAACTGAAatgtcacttaaaatttttttagtttattagATGAAGTTAACACATTGTACTGATTACAGGACCTCTGGCAGCTCTGTTCTtgaatgatcttttttttttaatctgtcctGTAAATAAGTGATCTTGCTAATGTAACTATAGATGTGCTACATAGTTCTGAAGTAAAACACAGATATGAGGGTAAACAAACATAAATTCAAGGGTAAAAAAAGGTCTTTAATTTGAACTGGAATAAGCACtaagcttcatttttaaaaaactaattacaaaacagaaatctgcatttattttcttattcaccACCTCTCCTGAACTGGGCCAAGTGCAGAGAGATATAAGCAGCACataatcaaaacaagaaaagtctaaATGGAACAAAGACAGTGGAAAAGCATTCTTAAATTACCCCCTAGAACAAGGAGCATGTACCTCTGGAAGAAAGCACTCTCTGCAGCAGTTAGGAGGCCCTTCAGGTATCCGCCTTTGAAATGGTTAATTCTGCTGCTGCATGGGAGCTTCTTTGGTTTGAAGCAGAACCAGGGTTCTCCGGTGTAGAGATCTGTAAAGTTACACAAGGGCAGACTCCCAGGAAGACACACGTTGCACTCGGTAGTTTCAGAAATTCTTCCTGAACGAAAGAGACTCTTGAAATAGACCCTGTCTGGTTTTTCTTCCTGTAGGTGCTGAAGAACTCGGATTGCTTCACTGGGGTGGACCAGAGATATGGACACTTTCACTTTGCCTGGCCAGAGCAAAGTAAAAAACACCTTGTAAAACCCATTCTGGTAATCCACCACTCTGCCCACAGCCCCTGCCTGCAGCTTAGGGGAGTGGATCCTGGCCTGCAGGTAGTCTCCGCCATACTTCTTGGGCTTGCCTTGAAAATCATGTACATGAACAAGCACCTCTAGCTGGCTTCCCACCCTGAAGAAGGCTGCAGAGTTCAAGATGACAAAGTAGCTGGAAGAAGGGTCACTGCTCTTCAAAAAGGGGACTGAGCCCACGTCTGGCACCTGCCACTGCAAGGCAGCCAGCAAGGAGTCCTCCTCCACGCGCTCCCGGCTGGACAGAGTCTGGTGTTCATAGCCACAGTAAGGGTTCCGGCTAATTCCTGTCACCTGGGAGGAGACAAACTGTCCACTACTGTCGACGAATGTGGCTGAAACAGTCTCATGGTCCAAGTACTGAAGAGAAAgacacaaaaacagaaaccacaaatACAATAAATGTCCTTATAGTCAACCAAATAAACCTTTgcttcaatttaaattttaataaaactactTGGGATGACACTGTTTCAAAAAACAGAGCTCACTCCTTGTACAGGGCTACCGTATGGTAACACAGTTAAATTAAGATGAGGAAGAGACATAGTGGGATCCCCACACTTTcgtgagttttacctccaggagcttgATCAGATTCCCACagtaaatattggagaaaaaCCCTCTCATGTTTCCAGCAGGAGAAGGGAAAAGGAGCCTTCTGTTCTTAACAAGGCTTGCCCTCaagagaaactattttaccagagGCTAACCTATTGGGGTTTTATCAGCGCCTAACCAAACAGGGGTAAGGGACATACCCAACTCCAGCCCATTCTAACCATTCTGCCCAACTGAAGGATGGGGGGAGGGCTAAGAAGCACTTGCATTCAAAGCCCAGAAGCACAGGCTCACTAATGGACCGAGACCTTAACCATTGGACTATAAGACACTTCATCATGCCCACAGCTTACCACCACACCACTAAAAGCCTATTTACTGgagttccttttacccagtaaATATATCATATCCacctttcaacaaaaaa encodes the following:
- the NXPE3 gene encoding NXPE family member 3 isoform X2, with the translated sequence MWLSLVRPRLFCCLLALLMVVVLVINVTQVEYLDHETVSATFVDSSGQFVSSQVTGISRNPYCGYEHQTLSSRERVEEDSLLAALQWQVPDVGSVPFLKSSDPSSSYFVILNSAAFFRVGSQLEVLVHVHDFQGKPKKYGGDYLQARIHSPKLQAGAVGRVVDYQNGFYKVFFTLLWPGKVKVSISLVHPSEAIRVLQHLQEEKPDRVYFKSLFRSGRISETTECNVCLPGSLPLCNFTDLYTGEPWFCFKPKKLPCSSRINHFKGGYLKGLLTAAESAFFQSGVNIKMPINSSGPDWVTVIPRRIKDLVEFNLGSPKNVGPFLAVDQKHSILLRYRCHGPPIRFTTVFSSELRYVANELNGIVGGKNTVVAIAVWSHFSTFPLEVYIRRLRNIRRAVVQLLDRSPKTVIVIRTANAQELGPEVSLFNSDWYNFQLDSILRKMFSGVGVYLVDAWEMTLAHYLPHKLHPDEVIVKNQLDMFLSFVCPLET